The sequence GCCCTCCGCTACACCACGCCAGCCAAGAACGCCTTTTTGACCACCCTCTACATCGCGGTGGCCCCGCTGATTCTCTGGCTCGTCTGGCACGAGCGGCCCCAGCGCAAGACTTACTTTGCCATCACCCTGGCCATCATCGGCATGGCGATCATCACCAACGTCACCAGCGAAGGACTGCACTTCCAGTACGGTGATCTGCTGACGCTGGTCTCGACAATCTTCTGGGCCCTGCAGCTAATCTACTTCGGCAAGTACGCGCCCCAGGTATCCAGCCCCTGGGTGGTCATCTTCATGATTGGTCTCTGCCAGGGTGTCTACGGCTGGATCACCGTCCTGCTCACCGAACGATCCACCCTGGGGCAGGTCCACTGGCTCCAGGCCCTGGTTCCGCTGGCGATCCTGGCGATCGGGGTCACCTTCCTGGCCCAGGGGATGCAGATCACGGCCCAGGCCTACACCGACGCCACCTCGGCCGGACTGATCCTGATGCTGGAATCCTTCTTCGCCAGCGTCTTTTCGGTCATCCTCGGCTACGACCCGCTGACGCCGCGGCTCGTCGTCGGCGGCATCATCCTGCTCTTGGCCAACGCCGTTATGCAAGTCGACCTGCGGCAGTTGCCGTTCTTTAAGAAAAGGAGTGCATAGAAAAAGTGAGTGGGAAACAACCATCTGAGTGGGGCGTATGGCTAACCTAGGACGGGAGTCGGCGCTGAAGGCGTCGGCTTTCGTCCGTAGTTAGACACTAGCCCCACGGTTGTTTTCCACGTTATCTTTTTAATGTCCAAAAACCAATAGAGGCTAGGAGAACTTTGCTTTCTCCTAGCCTCTTCATTTATTCTTCAATCAATTCGTATTCGTCCTGGGGCACGCCCGCCAGCAGCGGAGTCGACTGGCCGATTGCCGTCAGGGTCAGCGCGTGCATTGCCCGGGAACAGATCGTGTAGAGCAATTGCCGCTCGTCGTCGCCCTGGTACTGGGTCGCATTGGCGTTCCAAACGATTACCGCGTCGAATTCCAGGCCCTTGGCGAGGAAGGACGGCACGATGATGACCCCATTGACCAGCCGCTGGTTCTCGGTCCGGATCAGGGTCGTCTTGACGTTGCGTTTGGTCAGCTCCTGGTAAAGGCGTTCACTGTCCTCCAGGGTCTTGCCGATGATGGCAACCGCGTCGTGCTCCTGCTGGTACTTTTCGAGGACCCGCACCACCGCGTCGACGCTGTGGTCCATGTCCGGGCTGACAATCACTTGTGGCCGCTCGCCGTTCCGATCGAAGGCCCGAATCTCCTCGCCGTCCAGCAGGAGGTGCTTGGTGAAGTCGGTGATCTGCTTGGTCGACCGGTAAGACTCGGTCAGCTGGACCACCTTGGTCTTCTCCGGATCGAACATCGTCCCCAGCTGGTGGAGCAGGGTGTGACTGTTCTCGTGGGTGAAGATCGCCTGGTTCAGGTCCCCCAGCAGCGTGTACTTGGCCCGCGGGAAACGGTACTTGAGGTAGGCCAGCTGGTAGGCGTCGTAGTCCTGGACCTCGTCGACGAAGACGTAGCGAATGCTGCGATCACCGTGCCGCCCCATGATCAGGTCGTAGAGATAAAGGTAGATCGTGATGTTGCTGGCGCTGATCTTGCCGTGCCGGAGGTCTTCCTTGAAGCGATCGACGTATTCCTGCCACTGGGCATCGGTCAGGTCATAGTCCGCCAAATTGATCAGCTTGGGGGTCACCCGCAGGAAGTGGAGCAGCTGGCCGTTGATGTTGATCCAATTGTTGTGGTTGATCGCCCGCTTGATGGGTTCGAAGGCCCGCATGACGATCTTGCGCGCCAGAAAACGGAACTCCTGGTCCTCGCTGTCGAATTCGCGCGGCTCGTTGCCGAAGAGGTTGTCGATCTCCTCCTTGCTCAGGGACTGAACGCGCTGTTCGACCCACTTGCTGCGCATTTCGGTGCTGACCCGGTGATTGAGGTACTTGATCAGTGCCTCCTTGGTCCCGTCAAGGCGGTTGCCCAAGTTGTAGTTGTTGTTGAAGGAGTAGTAGATCTCTTTGATCTTGTCCTTGGCAATAAAGACCTTGTTGTTGAACATGATGTTGCGGAAACGCATGTCGGCGTGGCCGAGGTGCTTGGCGTAGCGGCCCGTCTCCTTAAAGTAGCGCAGGCTGATCAGCAGGCGCTGGATGTTGCGGGACTGCTTGGTCTGGCCGGCCGCGAATCGCTGGGCCAGCGTCTGGACATGGAGGCGTGGGACCCGCTGGTTGACGAATTGGAAGTAGGTCATCTGGACCATGTTGTGTTCTCCCAGTTCCGGCAGCACCTGGTCAATGTAGTCATTAAAGAGCTGGTTGGGCGAGAAGAGAACCACCTGGGACGAGGAGAGGTTGCCCCGGTAACGATAGAGCAGCCAGGCCACCCGCTGCAGGACCGCGGCCGTCTTTCCGGAGCCCGCCGCCCCTTGGACGAAGAGCAGGTCGCTTTCGGTATCCCGGATGATCTGGTTCTGGGTCCGCTGGATGGTCGTGACGATGCTCTTCATCTTCGTGCTGGAGTGGTTGCCCAGCGCCGACAGCAGCATCTGATCGCCGACCTGCTCGTCGGTGTCGAAGATCGTCACGATGGTCCCGTCCTTGATCTGGAACTGGCGCTTGAGGGTCATGTTGACCTCCTGGGTGCCGACCGGGGTCGCATAACTGACCTTGCCCAGCTTGCCCTCGTAGTAAACGGAGGAGATTGGGGCCCGCCAGTCGTAAATCAGGAAGTGGTCGGGACGGTCGCTGAAGGAGGCCAGGCCGATGTAGACGGTCTCGGGCTTCTCGGCGCCCTTCTCCTGGAAGTCAATCCGGGCAAAGTAGGGCTGCTTCTCCAGGCGCTGCAGGGTCGCCAGGTGCTCGGAAGAATGCTGCCAGCTGTTCTGCCGTTCGTCGAGCATCTGCTGCTGGGCCCGGAACGACAGCGCGGTATCCATCATCCCCGAATAGGTGGTGGTGTTGAGGTGGATATCGTTGATCTGCTCGTTGAT comes from Limosilactobacillus sp. and encodes:
- the helD gene encoding RNA polymerase recycling motor HelD, whose product is MVEDSVRKYEQAHLDHVLDEIKKAEAKANEKISTAKRDIRGINEQINDIHLNTTTYSGMMDTALSFRAQQQMLDERQNSWQHSSEHLATLQRLEKQPYFARIDFQEKGAEKPETVYIGLASFSDRPDHFLIYDWRAPISSVYYEGKLGKVSYATPVGTQEVNMTLKRQFQIKDGTIVTIFDTDEQVGDQMLLSALGNHSSTKMKSIVTTIQRTQNQIIRDTESDLLFVQGAAGSGKTAAVLQRVAWLLYRYRGNLSSSQVVLFSPNQLFNDYIDQVLPELGEHNMVQMTYFQFVNQRVPRLHVQTLAQRFAAGQTKQSRNIQRLLISLRYFKETGRYAKHLGHADMRFRNIMFNNKVFIAKDKIKEIYYSFNNNYNLGNRLDGTKEALIKYLNHRVSTEMRSKWVEQRVQSLSKEEIDNLFGNEPREFDSEDQEFRFLARKIVMRAFEPIKRAINHNNWININGQLLHFLRVTPKLINLADYDLTDAQWQEYVDRFKEDLRHGKISASNITIYLYLYDLIMGRHGDRSIRYVFVDEVQDYDAYQLAYLKYRFPRAKYTLLGDLNQAIFTHENSHTLLHQLGTMFDPEKTKVVQLTESYRSTKQITDFTKHLLLDGEEIRAFDRNGERPQVIVSPDMDHSVDAVVRVLEKYQQEHDAVAIIGKTLEDSERLYQELTKRNVKTTLIRTENQRLVNGVIIVPSFLAKGLEFDAVIVWNANATQYQGDDERQLLYTICSRAMHALTLTAIGQSTPLLAGVPQDEYELIEE
- a CDS encoding DMT family transporter; this encodes MLLAVAILWGSSYVFAKLTVQAGMHSGLINACRGTMCVIAGYLLFFKKINKINRKDIKLGLLMGTINFLGYYLQTDALRYTTPAKNAFLTTLYIAVAPLILWLVWHERPQRKTYFAITLAIIGMAIITNVTSEGLHFQYGDLLTLVSTIFWALQLIYFGKYAPQVSSPWVVIFMIGLCQGVYGWITVLLTERSTLGQVHWLQALVPLAILAIGVTFLAQGMQITAQAYTDATSAGLILMLESFFASVFSVILGYDPLTPRLVVGGIILLLANAVMQVDLRQLPFFKKRSA